From the genome of Sphingobacterium sp. UGAL515B_05:
GTTGCAACCTGTTTTCAATCGGGGAACGCGACAGGTGTCTCTATTTCCGTTTCGGAAGCAACGGGGACAAACCCCAAAATATGGATCATCGTTTTTAATGTCATCGGTATCCTACTGTTGTTCTTCAAGTCTTTCTACGCGCTATTGGAAAAGCTTATGCTTGGACTTATCATCCTGATGTTATTTGCTTTTCTTTCTACAGCCATTATGATAAAGACACCCGCACAGGACTTTTTCTTAGGTTTTATTCCCAGCATCCCACCTTCATCAGTAGGTTTGATCATCGCTTTTACGGCTTCTTGCTTTTCGATTGTGGGCGCATTTTATCAAAGTTATCTTGTTCAATCAAGAAGAAAATTATCGGCCAACAAACAACGTACTGAACGACAGATAATCGGTAGCCGAATAGGTATTATTATTCTTGGCATCATGAGTGCAGCCGTTATGGTCTGTGCGGCAAATACGCTTCATCCCCAAGGGATCAAGTTAAATTCTGCCGCTGAGATGGGCCGTGCACTGGAACCGCTTTTGGGAACCTATGCTTCACACCTCTTTTTTATCGGTCTCTTCGGTGCCTCCTTTTCCTCCTTGATCGGCAATGCCGTATTAGGCGGATCCTTACTGGGCGACACCTTTGGCTTCGGCAACGATCTCAATCACCCTAAAGTGAAACTCTTTATTTCTTTGGTCATGATTTTTGGATCTGCCATCGCGCTTATCTTCGGAAACCTTCCCTTGGAGCTTATTGTTTTTGCGCAAAGCATCACCATTTTTTTAGTTCCCTTTATTGGTATCATCCTCTTTCTGATCGCGAACGACAAAGAAATTATGGGCACGCTCAGAAACAGCCCCTTAACGCGATTATGGGCTATACTCGGACTCATATTACTCGTTTTTCTTGCTTTTAGTAATCTCTATAATTTAATCAAATAATTCAGACATGGACCATAACAATTTAGCGGAATTGGAACAGCAGCTGCTTGCACCATCATTAGATCTAATTGAAGATATAAAAAAGATACAAGGTGATATCCTTTTCCTAGGTATTGGCGGAAAAATGGGGCCAAGCATGGCAAAACTAGCCATGCGGGCTATTCAAGCTGCAGGAATAGACAAAAAGGTCATTGGTGTTTCGCGTTTTTCAACCAAGGAACTTCAACAGGAACTGGAGGATCTAGGCATAAAGACAATCGCCTGTGACCTATTGAATGAGGAAGAACTCAAAAAGATCCCGCAGATTCCGAACGTCATTTACCTCGCAGGACATAAATTCGGCACCACAGGAAATGAAGATTTTACCTGGGCGATGAATACCTATCTTCCCGGAATGGTGGCTTCTCATTTTCAAGATTCCAACATTGTTGCTTTTTCTTCGGGTAACGTACTTCCATTTGTACCGATAAGCAATGGCGGCGTTTCTGAGGAAAGAACTCCGGAGCCTGTCGGCGAATACGCGCAATCCTGTTTGGGAAGAGAGCGTATATTCGAGTATTTTTCGAAGAAAAACGGTACACCTACCCTGATCTACCGATTGAATTATGCGGTGGATTTTCGCTACGGTGTGCTCGTAGAAATTGCCAAATCGGTCAAAGGGCAGCTCCCAATAGATTTGACAACCGAAAACGTCAACGTCATCTGGCAGGGAGATGCCAACGAAATTGCCTTAAGATCATTACTGCACTGTCAGTCTCCAGCCAAAATACTGAATGTCACGGGACCGGAAATCCTTTCTACACGATGGATCGCAGAGCGTTTTGCTGAGCATTTCAACACAAGGCCGATATTTGTAAATGAACCCGCCGGAACCGCTTTACTCAACAATGCGTCCGAATGCCATCGTTTATTTGGCTATCCGAAAACAACCATACGCGAAGCGATAGACATTACTGCCAAATGGTTGACCCAAGGCGGCGAACTATGGAATAAGGACACGCATTTTCAAGAACGAAAAGGAAAATTCTAATGAAAACTTTAGACAACAAATTACAACAGTTGCTTTGGGAAGGAACGGTTATTCCGGCACACCCCCTTGCCTTAAATGAGGACCGCAGCATTGACGAGACGCATCAACGGCTCCTGACGCAATATTACATAGCCAGTGGAGCCGGTGGAATCGCCGTAGCTGTACATTCAACCCAATTTGAAATCCGTGACCCCGAGATCAACCTTTTTGAAACCGTATTGAGATGGGCTAGCGAAGAAGTCGAGAAAGCGGCACTCCAACGACCATTTATCAAAATTGCGGGCATCTGCGGTGACACAGAACAAGCTGAACAGGAGGCAACGACTGCACTTAAATACGGTTATGATATTGGACTATTGAGTATGGGCGGCCTGCAGAGCTGGACTGAAAATGCCATATTAGATCGAGTCAGAGCAATAGCAGCCATTATTCCTGTCTTTGGATTCTATCTTCAACCCGCCGTTGGTGGCCGTATTTTCTCCTATTCCTTTTGGCAGCAGTTTGCCGAAATCGACAACGTTGTCGCTATCAAATGTGCGTCGTTCAACCGCTACCAAACATTAGACGTTATGCGTGCTATAGCCAACTCCAGCCGACGAGATCAAATTGCTATGTACACGGGCAATGATGACAATATTGTCAACGATCTGATGAGCGTGTATAATTTCCCCGTAGCGGGAGAAAACGTCGCCATAGAGTTTAAAGGTGGACTATTAGGCCACTGGGCTGTTTGGACGGCAAAAGCTGTTGAACTCCTTCAGGAAATAAAAACATACAAACAGGACCCCAATAACCTCCATGCGAGTCATCTCCTGAGCAAAGCGATTGCTGTAACAGACAGCAATGCAGCTTTTTTTGACCCAGCAAATGCATTCCATGGCTGTATACCAGGCTTACATGAGGTGCTCCGCAGACAAGGCCTGATGAAAGGGACCTGGTGCCTAAACCCCAACGAAAATCTATCCATCGGACAGCAAGAAGAAATTGATCGTGTATATAAAGACTACCCAGACTTAAACGACGATGAATTTGTCAAGGAATTTTTAAAATCGAGATCCTAATAATCGCTTCCTTATAGTCGCTTCCTTTTATAATGTCTCATCACCCGGGCTAGTCATAGCTAACGAGGTGATGGGACCTTTCTTTTTGTTCCAATTCATATTTTACGAATCAATGACCGATTAGGAGAAATAGTACACTGCATGAAATGTTTGATTTTTATAACTTTGCATCATGACAACTTCCGAAAATATTATTGATTTCTATCAGCGGGTATTTCGAGAATCCAATTACCCATTTGGCTCCTCGCCCGAACAAATTTCTCATTTTAACATATTTTCACGTGAGCATTGTCCCTTAAAATCACCTTACAATAGAAAAGATTACTTCAAAATATCCCTCATGATCGGCCAGGGTCAATTGCATTATGGCGATCAATGGATCCCTATTGACCGTCCCGCACTT
Proteins encoded in this window:
- a CDS encoding Nramp family divalent metal transporter, with product MENNLEPKPSLLKSWLSILGPGIITAALVFGPSKMTITSKMGADYGFSLLWVVVVAIFFMMVFTNMAARIGIARDESLLVLIRQKFGKTTSIIIGLGIFLVATCFQSGNATGVSISVSEATGTNPKIWIIVFNVIGILLLFFKSFYALLEKLMLGLIILMLFAFLSTAIMIKTPAQDFFLGFIPSIPPSSVGLIIAFTASCFSIVGAFYQSYLVQSRRKLSANKQRTERQIIGSRIGIIILGIMSAAVMVCAANTLHPQGIKLNSAAEMGRALEPLLGTYASHLFFIGLFGASFSSLIGNAVLGGSLLGDTFGFGNDLNHPKVKLFISLVMIFGSAIALIFGNLPLELIVFAQSITIFLVPFIGIILFLIANDKEIMGTLRNSPLTRLWAILGLILLVFLAFSNLYNLIK
- a CDS encoding NAD-dependent epimerase/dehydratase family protein, whose translation is MDHNNLAELEQQLLAPSLDLIEDIKKIQGDILFLGIGGKMGPSMAKLAMRAIQAAGIDKKVIGVSRFSTKELQQELEDLGIKTIACDLLNEEELKKIPQIPNVIYLAGHKFGTTGNEDFTWAMNTYLPGMVASHFQDSNIVAFSSGNVLPFVPISNGGVSEERTPEPVGEYAQSCLGRERIFEYFSKKNGTPTLIYRLNYAVDFRYGVLVEIAKSVKGQLPIDLTTENVNVIWQGDANEIALRSLLHCQSPAKILNVTGPEILSTRWIAERFAEHFNTRPIFVNEPAGTALLNNASECHRLFGYPKTTIREAIDITAKWLTQGGELWNKDTHFQERKGKF
- a CDS encoding dihydrodipicolinate synthase family protein, which encodes MKTLDNKLQQLLWEGTVIPAHPLALNEDRSIDETHQRLLTQYYIASGAGGIAVAVHSTQFEIRDPEINLFETVLRWASEEVEKAALQRPFIKIAGICGDTEQAEQEATTALKYGYDIGLLSMGGLQSWTENAILDRVRAIAAIIPVFGFYLQPAVGGRIFSYSFWQQFAEIDNVVAIKCASFNRYQTLDVMRAIANSSRRDQIAMYTGNDDNIVNDLMSVYNFPVAGENVAIEFKGGLLGHWAVWTAKAVELLQEIKTYKQDPNNLHASHLLSKAIAVTDSNAAFFDPANAFHGCIPGLHEVLRRQGLMKGTWCLNPNENLSIGQQEEIDRVYKDYPDLNDDEFVKEFLKSRS